One Panicum virgatum strain AP13 chromosome 9K, P.virgatum_v5, whole genome shotgun sequence genomic region harbors:
- the LOC120652877 gene encoding uncharacterized protein LOC120652877: protein MRPSSPSSQRWAYARAGRGGGARQTRSGARGRASRHGGSGAACAEAKAERRVRRGSSLLLREPLPWRPRVRLPGGLERASHGGLELHRRLDEIHPVQHAGRLRPSLIPPLRLQASLLGAGSLPAAAMASERARDAAIVLARAIVVIKSVIPIQT, encoded by the exons ATGCGGCCTTCATCCCCCAGCTCGCAGCGGTGGGCGTACGCACGGGCGGGCCGTGGAGGCGGCGCCCGACAAAcgcggagcggcgcgcgcgggagggCGTCGCGGCACGGCGGAAGTGGGGCGGCATGCGCGGAGGCGAAGGCTGAGAGGCGTGTGCGTCGaggctcctccctcctcctgcgCGAGCCTCTCCCATGGCGGCCTCGAGTACGCCTCCCTGGTGGCCTCGAGCGCGCCAGCCatggcggcctcgagctccaccgccgcctcgaCGAGATCCACCCCGTCCAGCACGCCGGCCGCCTACGTCCCTCGCTAATTCCTCCTCTCCGGCTGCAGGCCTCCCTCCTCGGAGCCGGctccctcccggcggcggcgatggcatcCGAACGGGCGCGCGACGCCGCAATCGTCCTTGCGAG GGCTATTGTGGTCATTAAAAGTGTTATCCCCATCCAAACCTGA